A DNA window from Deltaproteobacteria bacterium contains the following coding sequences:
- the ptsP gene encoding phosphoenolpyruvate--protein phosphotransferase — protein MTDAPSTFPGIAASAGVAVGRVYLLDRRKVRVPRFHIKSQQETSEKQRLVAAIRSSIEQLQKIQDQSLIEGTEHNAILDAHILMLKDETLLSDACQLIENEHLNAEWAVNKVMGKLRSFLDLAEDEYMKERRNDIDFVGDRIVKNLVGQGCDGNELQALQSGTVVIAHDLSPADTAVLATQKVTGFATQVGSKTSHTSIIARSLDVPAVVACQGLFDQAGHGDTVIIDGIQGHVVLRPSPEQIQNARKRAEAFESLSLEFLRVKSLPANTTDDENIRILGNIELPGESSTVFSRGGEGIGLYRTEFLFVRRETAPDEELHYRTYAGIFDEFSDQIVTFRTMDIGGDKAFKSAPVSPELNPALGLRGIRYAMANPELFENQIAGILRAAVHGPSRILLPMISGIEEIHYAREVIAKVAKRLESEGKEFNADIPLGSMIEVPSAVLIIDSLAKECDFLSVGTNDLMQYLLAIDRINQRVAYLYQPLHPAVIRTLKIIADAAQRHDKPLTLCGEIAGELLCAPVLMGLGFRELSMNAGSIPWVKHLIRELSLADCQVMVKEALLKNSSEEVGNHVLRFIQESIPQEYSLWESAKHVDAESLQPGH, from the coding sequence ATGACAGACGCCCCTTCCACATTTCCCGGTATCGCCGCCTCAGCTGGCGTCGCCGTTGGACGCGTGTATCTGCTGGACCGTCGTAAAGTAAGAGTTCCCAGATTTCATATTAAGAGTCAGCAAGAAACCAGCGAAAAACAGCGCTTGGTTGCCGCCATCCGTAGCTCCATTGAACAGCTCCAAAAGATTCAAGACCAAAGCCTTATCGAAGGGACCGAGCACAATGCGATTTTAGATGCGCATATCCTAATGCTCAAAGATGAGACCCTCCTTTCCGATGCATGTCAGCTTATCGAAAACGAACATCTCAATGCCGAGTGGGCCGTTAACAAAGTGATGGGCAAGCTTCGGAGTTTTCTCGACTTAGCTGAAGACGAGTACATGAAGGAGCGCCGCAACGATATTGATTTTGTTGGCGACCGCATCGTGAAAAATCTCGTGGGTCAAGGATGTGACGGCAATGAACTTCAAGCCCTACAAAGTGGCACAGTCGTCATTGCTCACGACTTAAGCCCTGCCGACACAGCTGTGTTGGCCACACAAAAAGTCACCGGCTTCGCAACACAAGTGGGCAGTAAAACATCGCACACATCCATCATTGCGCGCTCACTCGATGTACCCGCAGTCGTCGCATGCCAAGGGCTCTTCGACCAAGCTGGTCATGGCGACACCGTCATCATCGACGGGATCCAGGGACACGTCGTTCTTAGACCCAGTCCCGAGCAGATTCAGAATGCACGGAAAAGAGCAGAAGCTTTTGAGAGCCTTTCATTAGAATTCCTTCGTGTAAAATCCCTGCCCGCCAACACCACAGACGATGAAAATATTCGTATTCTAGGAAATATCGAATTGCCTGGTGAAAGCAGCACCGTCTTCTCCCGTGGCGGCGAAGGCATCGGTCTCTACCGGACAGAATTCCTCTTTGTGCGGCGCGAAACCGCACCGGATGAAGAACTGCATTACAGAACCTACGCGGGTATCTTCGACGAGTTCAGTGACCAAATTGTCACCTTCCGCACGATGGATATTGGCGGCGATAAGGCATTTAAATCCGCTCCGGTATCTCCTGAACTCAATCCGGCTCTGGGGCTTCGAGGGATCCGCTACGCTATGGCGAACCCAGAACTCTTCGAAAACCAAATAGCAGGTATTCTACGAGCCGCCGTCCATGGCCCGTCTAGAATACTCTTGCCAATGATTTCTGGAATCGAAGAGATTCACTATGCAAGAGAAGTTATCGCTAAAGTCGCCAAGCGGTTAGAGAGTGAAGGCAAAGAGTTTAACGCCGATATTCCGTTGGGCTCTATGATCGAGGTACCAAGCGCAGTCTTGATCATCGACTCATTGGCTAAAGAGTGCGATTTTCTTTCCGTCGGTACCAACGACCTCATGCAGTACTTACTTGCAATTGACCGTATCAACCAAAGGGTGGCTTACCTTTATCAGCCGCTTCACCCAGCCGTGATTCGCACACTTAAGATTATAGCTGATGCAGCGCAGCGCCACGACAAGCCCCTTACCTTATGCGGCGAAATCGCTGGAGAGCTGCTCTGCGCACCCGTGCTCATGGGGTTAGGTTTTAGAGAACTAAGTATGAATGCTGGTTCCATTCCTTGGGTTAAGCACCTCATTCGCGAGCTCTCACTCGCCGATTGCCAAGTCATGGTTAAAGAAGCGCTGCTCAAGAATTCATCAGAAGAAGTCGGTAACCACGTTCTGCGCTTTATTCAGGAGAGTATTCCTCAGGAATATTCACTTTGGGAATCTGCGAAACATGTAGATGCCGAAAGCCTACAGCCCGGTCACTGA
- a CDS encoding MATE family efflux transporter: MFDLTEGRVGKTLASMTMFTTMGMVSILGFALADAYYVGLLGKNYLASISYCVPILLFTSGIGVGIGIGAEAILARLVGEGQDERSKEFATIAMIFTTVVSILFGLMGYAIIDEIPVWLETDPALYPLMQQYLVIWFVGIPPLVLCLVAGSLARALGDAQAPAIVMVVTSLMNAVLDPILIFGIEGWVPAMGFEGAAWATLFSRTVAGLWTVLLLVFRYRLLSDRIPTLAHFWIDSKEICRLGFPATMVQLIFPMGQACLLKLLAVFPVAVVAAFGMAMQVEAFGFIVLMSLGIILGPFVGQNIGANSTSRVLRSVDLSLAFNLFNGTALAVVFWVFGEPILSCFHDDPEVVDNMVMIMHWLSLSWVLEGVRILAAPVFTNLGSSVPPMVIVTIRFFVIALPLAWWLREVWGFDGVVFSLALGNVVAGVLSYVWLKRALPPAPNQ, translated from the coding sequence ATGTTTGACCTTACCGAGGGTAGGGTGGGTAAAACTCTCGCGTCTATGACCATGTTTACGACCATGGGCATGGTATCCATTCTAGGTTTCGCTTTGGCCGACGCATATTATGTCGGTCTTCTCGGTAAGAATTATCTCGCGAGTATCTCCTACTGTGTGCCGATATTATTGTTTACCAGTGGTATTGGCGTGGGTATCGGAATCGGTGCTGAAGCCATTTTGGCAAGGCTGGTAGGTGAAGGTCAGGATGAGCGTTCAAAAGAGTTTGCAACCATTGCGATGATTTTTACAACCGTAGTTTCAATCCTCTTCGGGTTGATGGGCTACGCTATCATTGATGAAATCCCAGTTTGGCTGGAAACCGACCCGGCACTTTACCCCTTGATGCAGCAATATCTTGTGATTTGGTTTGTGGGTATTCCGCCGCTGGTGCTCTGTTTGGTGGCTGGAAGCCTAGCCAGGGCGCTTGGCGATGCCCAAGCCCCCGCTATCGTGATGGTTGTGACCTCGCTCATGAATGCTGTTCTCGATCCCATTTTGATATTTGGGATAGAAGGCTGGGTGCCTGCGATGGGTTTTGAAGGGGCCGCGTGGGCTACCTTATTCTCTCGCACTGTCGCTGGCTTGTGGACTGTTTTACTCTTGGTGTTTCGCTACCGTCTGCTCAGCGACCGAATACCAACTCTCGCGCACTTTTGGATTGATAGTAAGGAAATCTGCCGCTTAGGATTCCCTGCAACCATGGTTCAGCTGATCTTCCCAATGGGTCAAGCATGTTTACTGAAGTTACTGGCAGTCTTTCCCGTTGCGGTCGTAGCCGCCTTTGGGATGGCTATGCAGGTTGAGGCCTTCGGCTTTATCGTTCTGATGTCGCTGGGCATTATACTGGGCCCCTTTGTGGGACAGAATATTGGCGCGAATTCTACGAGCCGGGTACTGCGCTCGGTTGACCTTTCCTTAGCATTTAACCTCTTCAATGGGACCGCTTTGGCAGTGGTCTTTTGGGTGTTTGGCGAACCGATTTTAAGCTGCTTCCATGACGACCCGGAAGTTGTTGATAACATGGTCATGATTATGCACTGGTTGAGCTTGAGCTGGGTACTCGAGGGCGTACGTATCCTGGCGGCACCTGTTTTTACCAATTTAGGAAGCAGTGTACCGCCGATGGTCATCGTGACAATTCGATTTTTCGTCATAGCTCTGCCGCTGGCATGGTGGCTGCGAGAGGTCTGGGGATTTGATGGAGTGGTTTTTTCGCTCGCCCTGGGCAATGTCGTGGCAGGCGTCCTATCGTATGTTTGGCTTAAGAGGGCCCTGCCGCCCGCGCCCAATCAGTGA